In Coccidioides posadasii str. Silveira chromosome 4, complete sequence, one genomic interval encodes:
- a CDS encoding uncharacterized protein (EggNog:ENOG410QEEC), protein MDSSEKYSALLAKQESNLRDPKTGIHYGVDSSLTGARGPPDFVTSVSEQGGSEGYANARRLPFEILYIVICESEDEGAEPNLRLPMRVMDKQPGANERIGGLLFLNSDTRRRSAWTKTDRGQILFGSQTLNVSIELKPVKGMKMVQVHRVARAIKARIVYKRKARKSQNREDSPEPREVLSSSNHSHTAQLHIRGGCLGICRRKKKFEDDEAISGLLWWVAGGKLAPDGSKPTGKGMREWKQNSKGIWDEGRERGFFQECAFVLSNGKVCRNQRQRKQPEPPPESPEQPPLDPPTDPPAEASAEASARN, encoded by the coding sequence ATGGATTCCTCCGAGAAATATTCAGCGCTACTAGCCAAGCAGGAGTCAAATCTGCGGGATCCCAAGACAGGTATACACTACGGGGTTGATTCATCTCTTACAGGAGCAAGGGGCCCACCAGACTTCGTTACATCGGTCTCTGAGCAAGGCGGCTCTGAAGGATACGCTAACGCACGAAGATTGCCGTTTGAGATCCTATATATTGTAATATGCGAATCGGAAGATGAAGGTGCTGAGCCCAATCTCAGATTGCCCATGCGAGTTATGGATAAACAGCCAGGGGCTAACGAAAGGATCGGCGGGCTTTTATTCCTCAATAGCGATACAAGGAGACGTTCCGCCTGGACGAAAACAGACAGGGGCCAAATTCTTTTTGGAAGCCAAACGCTCAACGTATCTATCGAACTGAAGCCAGTGAAAGGGATGAAGATGGTGCAGGTTCACCGTGTAGCGAGGGCAATCAAAGCACGGATAGTCTACAAAAGGAAAGCCCGGAAGTCTCAAAATCGTGAGGATTCCCCTGAACCACGGGAGGTGCTCTCTTCTTCCAATCATAGCCATACAGCCCAGCTTCATATCCGCGGTGGCTGCCTTGGTATATGtagaaggaagaagaaatttgAAGATGACGAGGCTATTTCGGGCTTGCTATGGTGGGTGGCCGGCGGGAAATTGGCACCGGATGGTTCCAAGCCGACAGGGAAAGGGATGAGAGAATGGAAGCAGAACAGTAAAGGAATCTGGGATGAAGGGCGCGAAAGAGGGTTCTTTCAGGAATGTGCTTTTGTTCTTTCAAACGGCAAGGTATGTCGAAACCAGCGCCAAAGGAAGCAGCCGGAACCACCTCCAGAATCACCGGAACAACCGCCATTAGATCCGCCTACTGATCCACCAGCGGAAGCTTCAGCTGAAGCTTCAGCCCGGAACTGA
- a CDS encoding uncharacterized protein (EggNog:ENOG410QDMT~COG:O~BUSCO:1011at33183) encodes MPGRVMAVVVHKAMGQHEQRTLHPFFMKHGSEPIAELPQLADPLPKQPSNNPRSERANIVLDSTSEDCPNPLDDDENLSRRKRRKTTPLDHSGNAGHGAARSPPVEPEVTSNLPDVPNSYSSNGTEEKSTTARYSFRKGTVNPAPAKYAFKDPHKDSLCETPRKENVLKLNPNGKLLNSPIQQASPGTRENGRELKKRGRGRKKPKEDVAPLSRIAIMKYGPGSLSRQFIGGAIRDIMSGHTTYILFKQRTENPQSPPEPPKPTHPFFLTRQGPKKVEDSKPAGKASAHQGKDAVPNEQKQPTPEPRRSWPTAAKTLERTSASTKALNRRRVSDPIEPLWPPLDMVRIDENASEQDRKQSEHNIVDQKKAKGSIAHVSGSENILGIISRSLRGGCFYFKELSVKECLRQPKRILEKGCILRDAMTEKLDRISKRTMRQEEIELSANPSIHSRLSHPAVASLLSSIPTSRSSFEKGRCEELPWTQKYAPDTASKVLQVGSEALLLHHWLQSLTVSAVNTGAGQSDSKASKTPKTEANKKKKRKRAAGLDDFIVSSSDDEPGIEELTDDDDELAGAVTVSKRTVVRARGTPSANDTGNEKRPLSNIVLLSGPPGCGKTAAVYAVARELDFEVFEVNAGTRRSAKDVVERVGDMAQNHLVQILKQIDNNIPANSVLESSVNQRDDRQSSMGSFFKQKSTSKNATPNQSKSPSVRSTCEAQKPKTKQRQSLILLEEVDILFNEDKQFWNGVLALIAQSKRPIIMTCNDENMLPIDSLSFHAILRFRPPPSDLVTEYLSALCANECHVLDPKAILDLYTVLGRDLRATIMQLNYWCQMAVGSQKSGLDWIADRPRFSVLESDPGLPRILSSDTYVRGMDWLCRDTVVDKGDPIEKRTQLITELLRQWHISAVDWLEIRPIMRAYSGSNNLELLEQASFVSDMESSLDLLCERSRSDFTQAPLDTSLPPTPEKQRLDCLEGRQFLQADSPPDYTEISSKISATLGVLLENLFPGLSPADYEQDIMEHILQNATPQSSTVMKPSMFEMAFGPILDVSAYSTQAYHRPLSFEHGMPVMAEDVAPYIRFIIASELRIEQQRLQLTGLLSQPGNEPKRMRTTRASRAAFEGGDKATTRRERWFPGRVVPARVMATGGLGWENLLLLYLRRLSEEMPVTRTEEAQHTIGDSIVNGI; translated from the exons ATGCCTGGACGGGTGATGGCAGTAGTTGTTCACAAGGCCATGGGGCAACATGAGCAAAGGACCCTACATCCTTTCTTTATGAAAC ATGGCAGTGAACCGATAGCAGAACTCCCCCAACTCGCAGATCCATTGCCGAAGCAACCAAGCAATAACCCTAGGAGCGAAAGAGCGAATATTGTATTAGATTCGACGAGCGAAGACTGCCCAAATCCCTTAGATGACGATGAAAATTTAAGTCGGAGGAAAAGGCGGAAAACGACGCCCCTCGATCATTCAGGGAATGCTGGACATGGCGCGGCACGTTCCCCTCCTGTCGAACCCGAAGTCACTTCCAACCTGCCGGATGTGCCAAATTCCTATTCATCCAATGGCACTGAAGAGAAGTCAACTACAGCACGGTATTCGTTTCGCAAGGGAACGGTCAATCCCGCCCCGGCCAAGTATGCATTTAAAGATCCCCATAAAGATAGCCTCTGTGAAACGCCTCGGAAGGAGAACGTGCTAAAACTCAATCCCAACGGGAAACTTTTGAATTCACCTATACAGCAAGCCAGCCCGGGGACTCGTGAGAATGGAAGGGAACTTAAAAAGCGAGGCCGTGGTCGCAAAAAGCCCAAGGAGGATGTTGCGCCACTTTCCAGAATAGCGATTATGAAGTATGGACCCGGGAGCCTCTCACGGCAGTTTATTGGGGGTGCGATACGTGACATTATGAGTGGTCATACGACCTACATCCTTTTCAAACAACGGACAGAAAATCCACAATCGCCTCCAGAACCGCCGAAACCTACCCACCCCTTCTTTTTGACCAGACAGGGACCTAAAAAGGTGGAAGATTCAAAACCGGCAGGCAAGGCTTCTGCCCACCAAGGAAAAGATGCGGTCCCGAATGAACAAAAACAACCAACACCAGAGCCTCGTCGCTCCTGGCCTACAGCCGCAAAGACACTGGAGAGAACATCGGCCTCAACCAAAGCTCTCAATCGCCGAAGAGTCAGCGACCCCATTGAGCCATTATGGCCTCCACTTGATATGGTTCGCATTGACGAAAATGCATCGGAGCAGGATCGTAAACAGAGCGAGCATAATATAGTTGACCAAAAGAAGGCTAAAGGTTCGATTGCTCATGTATCAGGTTCGGAAAATATTCTTGGAATCATTTCGCGCTCGTTACGAGGGGGCTGCTTTTATTTTAAGGAATTGTCCGTGAAGGAGTGTCTAAGGCAGCCCAAAAGGATTTTAGAAAAAGGGTGCATTTTAAGGGATGCTATGACTGAGAAGCTTGATCGAATTTCAAAGCGAACTATGAGGCAAGAAGAAATCGAACTTTCGGCCAATCCTTCAATACACAGCAGGTTGTCTCATCCCGCTGTCGCAAGTCTCCTATCTTCTATTCCTACTTCTAGGAGTTCTTTCGAGAAAGGACGCTGCGAAGAATTGCCCTGGACACAAAAGTACGCGCCAGATACAGCTTCAAAAGTCCTTCAAGTCGGCTCTGAGGCGCTATTGCTGCATCACTGGCTGCAGAGCCTTACAGTATCGGCCGTCAACACTGGTGCGGGCCAAAGCGATTCTAAAGCTTCAAAAACACCAAAGACAGAGGctaataaaaagaagaaacgaAAGAGGGCAGCTGGCTTAGATGACTTCATCGTTTCTAGTAGTGACGACGAGCCGGGTATTGAGGAGCTTactgatgatgacgatgaacTAGCCGGAGCTGTCACAGTTTCTAAAAGAACCGTTGTTAGAGCAAGGGGAACGCCGTCAGCAAACGATACCGGAAATGAAAAACGCCCGCTTTCAAATATAGTTCTCCTTAGTGGGCCCCCTGGTTGTGGCAAAACGGCGGCAGTCTATGCAGTTGCTCGTGAGCTCGATTTTGAGGTGTTCGAGGTGAACGCTGGAACCCGCAGAAGTGCGAAGGATGTGGTCGAGCGAGTTGGAGACATGGCTCAGAATCATCTCGTACAAATTCTGAAGCAAATAGATAACAACATCCCCGCTAACTCTGTTCTGGAATCCAGTGTGAACCAGCGCGACGATAGGCAATCATCTATGGGGAGCTTTTTTAAACAGAAATCAACATCGAAGAACGCTACGCCAAACCAGAGCAAAAGCCCGTCCGTACGGAGCACTTGTGAAGCTCAAAAACCCAAGACAAAGCAACGACAATCTCTCATTCTTCTGGAAGAGGTGgatattcttttcaatgAGGATAAGCAATTCTGGAATGGCGTCTTAGCCTTGATTGCGCAGTCCAAAAGACCCATCATCATGACATGCAATGACGAGAATATGCTTCCAATAGACAGCTTGTCGTTCCATGCGATTCTTCGCTTCCGCCCGCCTCCATCAGACTTGGTTACGGAGTATCTTTCCGCTTTATGTGCGAACGAATGCCACGTGCTAGATCCGAAAGCAATTCTGGACTTATATACTGTCCTTGGGAGGGACCTGCGTGCAACGATAATGCAATTGAACTATTGGTGTCAGATGGCCGTCGGTAGCCAAAAATCTGGGCTCGATTGGATAGCTGACCGCCCTCGGTTTAGCGTATTAGAGTCAGACCCTGGATTGCCGAGAATACTGAGCTCGGACACATATGTAAGGGGTATGGACTGGCTTTGTCGAGATACGGTTGTAGACAAAGGGGATCCAATTGAGAAGAGAACACAGCTCATAACGGAACTGCTCAGGCAATGGCATATATCAGCGGTGGATTGGTTAGAAATTAGGCCGATCATGAGAGCCTATAGCGGAAGCAATAATTTGGAATTATTGGAACAAGCAAGCTTTGTGTCCGACATGGAGAGTTCACTTGACCTTCTCTGTGAAAGAAGTCGAAGTGATTTTACCCAG GCTCCGTTGGATACGTCCCTTCCACCAACACCCGAGAAGCAACGCTTGGACTGTCTCGAAGGCCGTCAGTTCCTTCAAGCAGACTCCCCGCCAGATTATACTGAAATATCAAGTAAAATAAGCGCCACGCTTGGCGTGTTGCTTGAAAATTTGTTTCCTGGTTTGTCTCCCGCAGATTATGAACAAGATATAATGGAGCACATTCTGCAAAACGCTACGCCCCAGTCTTCGACCGTAATGAAGCCGTCTATGTTTGAAATGGCATTCGGCCCCATTCTTGATGTATCCGCTTACTCCACCCAAGCCTACCATAGGCCACTCTCCTTTGAGCATGGAATGCCAGTTATGGCGGAAGACGTTGCACCGTATATTCGATTTATCATTGCCTCAGAGCTACGCATCGAGCAGCAGCGGCTTCAGCTTACCGGTCTTCTTTCTCAACCAGGGAATGAGCCCAAACGTATGAGAACAACTCGGGCAAGCAGGGCAGCATTTGAAGGTGGAGACAAAGCAACAACTAGGAGGGAAAGATGGTTTCCCGGTAGAGTTGTTCCGGCACGAGTCATGGCCACAGGTGGCCTGGGCTGGGAAAATCTTCTCTTGCTATATCTGCGGCGTTTAAGCGAAGAAATGCCGGTAACCAGAACAGAAGAAGCACAGCATACTATCGGTGATTCAATTGTAAACGGTATATAG
- a CDS encoding uncharacterized protein (EggNog:ENOG410PMD0~COG:S~BUSCO:1580at33183), producing the protein MALQAPSLLAQLPRPLSGGAGKCQFSEVYSLAGSKKRKRYEIAAAIDGESVNIYNVQFPKLISSYAIPPQSSISCAPCSVKEKSAATSTVKRYTYCSMNKPERQIRCFVEEFSSSERGSANFSTLVSSLEDSESPVVFTTVVPTAQALKGQEAAFDLITVHENGRVQKLSSDLKTQRWSILHPAYESSGEYEVRTCFVVSFEEAQKALFRKRQDLIASILGDGRGIGSEISSILMVVTHPRQAKTLLPSEALVHLFSISPHDWTNGFAANGSQQLKHLMKMTLPDIPGQAPLDADNINWVLNLNQAELSLSFDRGYISYNISHYTPEVDSHMIVNNATFSSVMRISQRLVIGANQSTVSLYDAKYRSLQADLPIAEISHVSSNKQMDTPSSLEFITYFSKSSVAVAVYGSNLLAFDLTTMQNWGESSRKRQRAGLLIDSIGKGVAVLDRETKRPALDGNSLQCMTPLGLTDKAVANKWAQIMSELDSAVRAKDPEKFDQIMKTTFWNSLTPGADEKPKGFPHVKEYIDLERISFLLSKIFSLRSEGESNTPKLAISFVPFETLQWLVNSRHLSLGNIQVALRGSNPDRILPTMPDGSLVRALVQSGRSIKMLLLVLRGPVHLDTMELGHSLKLLLEVARSHSTNSAEPPKALTESPQKRYANATAEVTPATPKQPRGSESVLTDAVSGLNLTLLKLHSHPLDKVTHSIRSVLSNSDILSIIHHLRHSLAAGGYTSRFTEDPPPAFSSSKIPRLPLSAIVELLNACMDAVGPSGWVSAAGFAGGEGSEASLIADMKSEVSAALAGVEEATYLKGILREFIRCCETAKKITQPKAEQRNKKDKVSSSEEVGWRVKRTERVNGAQILVYDDVADSSGLLNTDSKILPLSLKLTTASDMAAEEPSKTKVIKSTGEVKKRSQRDLSYLKGKAVGKYSFERIIV; encoded by the exons ATGGCTTTGCAGGCGCCCTCGCTATTAGCACAATTGCCGCGTCCCTTAAGCGGAGGCGCGGGCAAATGCCAGTTTTCGGAGGTGTACAGCCTCGCCGGAAgtaagaaaagaaagcgaTATGAAATTGCTGCTGCTATTGATGGCGAGAGTGTGAATATATACAAT GTTCAATTTCCGAAACTGATATCGTCCTATGCGATTCCGCCCCAATCCTCCATATCATGCGCACCTTGCTCTGTAAAAGAGAAATCAGCGGCGACATCCACGGTGAAAAGATACACATATTGCTCCATGAATAAGCCAGAGAGGCAAATTAGATGCTTTGTTGAAGAATTCAGCTCGTCGGAACGAGGTTCAGCTAATTTTTCGACCTTGGTCTCTTCCTTGGAAGACAGTGAGAGCCCAGTGGTTTTCACGACTGTGGTGCCTACAGCTCAGGCTCTGAAAGGTCAAGAAGCAGCATTCGATCTGATTACAGTTCACGAAAATGGCAGAGTACAGAAGCTATCGTCTGATCTCAAAACCCAAAGGTGGAGCATCTTGCACCCAGCGTACGAGAGTTCCGGGGAATATGAAGTGCGCACATGTTTTGTTGTGAGCTTCGAAGAGGCTCAAAAAGCCCTCTTTAGGAAAAGACAGGATTTGATTGCCTCCATACTGGGTGACGGACGTGGAATTGGATCCGAGATCTCCTCGATTTTGATGGTGGTCACGCATCCTCGTCAAGCGAAGACTCTGTTACCAAGTGAGGCATTAGTACATTTGTTCTCAATATCCCCTCATGATTGGACGAATGGCTTTGCCGCGAATGGGAGCCAACAGCTGAAGCATCTAATGAAGATGACATTACCAGACATACCTGGACAAGCGCCCCTAGATGCCGACAATATTAATTGGGTGTTAAACTTAAATCAAGCTGAGCTCTCGCTATCGTTTGATCGAGGCTATATCAGTTACAATATATCGCATTATACTCCGGAGGTAGATTCTCATATGATCGTTAACAACGCCACCTTCTCTTCTGTCATGCGAATCTCCCAGCGATTAGTTATCGGCGCAAACCAGTCAACAGTTTCCTTATATGACGCGAAATATCGATCGTTGCAGGCGGATCTTCCCATAGCAGAAATTTCACATGTCAGCTCCAACAAGCAAATGGATACGCCTTCGTCTCTCGAGTTCATAACCTATTTCTCGAAATCCAGCGTGGCAGTGGCAGTCTACGGGAGCAACTTACTCGCTTTTGATCTCACGACGATGCAGAACTGGGGCGAGTCCTCCCGGAAGAGGCAAAGGGCCGGTTTACTCATCGACTCAATTGGAAAAGGggtagcagttcttgacaGAGAAACAAAACGACCAGCGTTGGACGGCAATTCATTGCAGTGTATGACGCCGCTTGGGCTCACGGATAAAGCCGTTGCCAATAAATGGGCTCAAATAATGTCGGAGCTGGATTCTGCAGTGAGAGCGAAGGATCCTGAAAAGTTCGACCAGATTATGAAAACGACGTTCTGGAATTCTTTAACCCCCGGTGCTGATGAGAAGCCTAAAGGTTTCCCTCATGTGAAGGAATACATTGACTTGGAAAGGATCTCATTCTTGCTCTCTAAAATTTTCTCTCTGCGATCTGAGGGCGAGTCAAACACACCCAAACTCGCCATCAGCTTCGTACCCTTCGAGACTTTACAATGGCTGGTCAATTCACGGCATTTGAGTTTGGGAAATATTCAGGTTGCTCTCCGTGGCTCTAATCCTGACCGAATTCTTCCCACGATGCCAGATGGCTCTTTGGTTCGGGCACTTGTGCAGTCAGGCCGTTCAATAAAAATGCTACTCCTTGTTCTACGTGGGCCGGTTCACTTAGACACGATGGAGCTTGGTCACTCTTTGAAGCTGCTCCTGGAGGTTGCACGCTCTCATTCCACTAACTCAGCAGAGCCTCCCAAGGCTCTTACCGAGTCCCCTCAGAAGCGATATGCGAACGCGACCGCAGAAGTGACGCCCGCAACTCCCAAGCAGCCACGTGGATCCGAGTCGGTTTTAACAGACGCAGTATCCGGCTTAAACTTGACGCTCTTAAAACTCCATTCTCATCCACTCGACAAAGTCACACATTCAATTAGATCTGTCCTTTCCAATTCCGACATCCTTTCCATAATTCACCACCTCCGCCATTCCCTGGCCGCCGGCGGCTACACATCCCGATTTACAGAAGACCCTCCGCCTGCATTCTCCAGTTCCAAGATCCCTCGTCTCCCTCTCTCCGCTATCGTGGAGCTCTTAAATGCCTGTATGGATGCCGTAGGACCAAGCGGGTGGGTATCAGCCGCTGGCTTTGCCGGAGGAGAAGGCAGCGAGGCGTCCCTAATCGCGGATATGAAATCGGAAGTATCCGCTGCCCTCGCTGGTGTCGAAGAAGCGACGTATCTAAAGGGTATTCTACGCGAATTTATCCGTTGCTGCGAAACGGCGAAGAAGATCACTCAGCCCAAGGCAGAGCAACGTAAcaagaaagacaaagtaTCGTCGTCCGAAGAAGTCGGCTGGCGTGTCAAACGCACGGAGCGCGTCAATGGCGCCCAGATATTAGTATATGACGATGTTGCGGACTCGTCCGGGCTCTTGAACACTGACTCGAAGATTCTCCCTCTCTCCTTGAAGTTGACCACTGCCAGTGACATGGCTGCTGAAGAGCCAAGTAAGACCAAGGTGATCAAGTCGACAGGCGAAGTGAAGAAGCGAAGTCAGCGTGATCTCAGTTACCTCAAGGGCAAAGCTGTTGGGAAATATTCTTTTGAGCGGATTATTGTATAA
- a CDS encoding uncharacterized protein (EggNog:ENOG410PHVP~COG:K~BUSCO:800at33183) — MMADQNVAGSQQSQDLVTISEVVNTGHGSSNATASNRGQKADIPPPKTEKPRPHVCVICTRSFARLEHLKRHERSHTKEKPFECPDCTRCFARRDLLLRHQQKLHMTTTPSSRPRNVRRESTSSSTRVRKNSIVNGGNNMRPRANTISHVDRPNVGIINNPDSSKTPQAGHAHHPSLSSVPSMPGLEYRGMPSDNRHATINGLTKLDTTAIPPNMSDGLRTAPVFGSFGSDFGLGDMMLGQGSTINPAQLHFSGSPNAFLDTPTSPFTPAFSNMPAARNMYDDDIKYDGFDNIMRLSTNESAIDNSSPSAMSTGSPSGISEAILDTSNHIVTSSSGPWSSTLLSQSQPSQFGLDFPQTTFQDLSTHTGTVSPKSLLTPIADQSFSTSPSLGTMGTSVLSGLPTNMFQNASPSATGFEANFLQTGLPSYANTITESTRQALMTTLQRPATFTHRRYSQPASSSTFPAGNLRSAMFENTPSALPSTSDLQRYIGAYITYFHPHWPFLHIPTLDFKAPEHANRFKGANGYGNATTSNPSGDNGCLILSMAAIGALYEFDTATSKELFESAKRMIQLYLEERRKADSGVLNRSNSGRDNSVQNTPLWLVQAMLLNVIYGHNCDDKTAADIASTHCAALVSLARAAELTQHHPPESLPADQFGYASTSIDAHLNGNYMDFWGVQAPEVSPERIEWLKWKVVEERKRTLYAIFTLSSLLVSAYNHAPALTNSEIRLTLPCDEELWAVDSPEAWVALGGQAHAEQNAVKFSDALKNLLIAGQHNHSPHSQFGSGMQMDGLPPTDLKPSPFGCLVLILALHNYIWETRQQHMGKQWTSQETEALYVHIEPAFRAWQAAWGSNPHRSLERPNPFGAGPLSADSIPLLDLAYVRLYVNLGRSREAFWQRDWNAMVDELSRSAEVPQPSSGSPGPEFAQDLLAEFNTLDVGVSNDPSLETPFQGTSCRRTKSSKSERHLRKAAFYAVDSINMADRFGNTFFEFTSRELPLQSAMCLFDCAQVLAEWISTVQDRVGPYLGILGQVPTDLSQVPVLMLLEDEDFKLIQKIEDFLHSVETKMKDSAPSPCSSSGEAWDCLPSLMEGGYATKVSLSIAYLLDRAGVWPVIKLMARALETQARRMRDRAQNSLSG, encoded by the exons ATGATGGCAGATCAGAATGTTGCCGGTAGTCAACAGAGTCAGGACCTCGTGACAATCAGCGAAGTTGTGAATACCGGTCATG GCAGCAGCAATGCAACGGCAAGCAACAGGGGTCAGAAGGCTGATATACCACCGCCAAAGACCGAGAAGCCCCGGCCACATGTCTGTGTAATTTGTACTCGTTCTTTCGCACGTTTGGAACATCTCAAACGTCACGAGCGATCTCATACCAAGGAAAAACCATTTGAATGCCCGGATTGCACAAGATGCTTTGCGAGAAGAGATCTGTTGCTGAGGCACCAACAGAAGCTGCACATGACTACAACACCATCATCTCGTCCCCGTAACGTGCGAAGGGAAAGTACAAGTAGTTCCACTCGCGTTAGGAAGAATTCGATTGTGAATGGGGGCAATAACATGAGGCCAAGGGCCAACACCATCAGCCATGTTGACCGACCCAACGTGGGAATAATCAATAATCCCGACTCGTCGAAGACGCCGCAAGCTGGCCATGCGCATCACCCAAGTCTTAGCTCGGTGCCGAGTATGCCGGGGCTGGAGTACCGTGGGATGCCTTCTGATAACCGTCACGCCACGATAAATGGTCTTACCAAGCTTGATACGACTGCCATCCCCCCCAACATGTCCGACGGTCTTCGAACAGCTCCGGTTTTTGGTAGCTTTGGCTCAGATTTTGGTCTTGGTGACATGATGCTGGGCCAAGGAAGCACTATCAATCCCGCTCAACTGCATTTCTCGGGTTCTCCCAACGCCTTCCTGGACACTCCCACTTCCCCATTTACTCCCGCGTTCTCGAATATGCCGGCCGCCCGTAACATGTACGATGACGATATCAAGTATGACGGCTTCGACAACATCATGAGGCTTAGTACCAACGAGTCAGCCATTGACAACTCGTCTCCCTCGGCGATGAGTACGGGGAGCCCAAGTGGTATTAGCGAGGCTATCTTAGACACCTCCAATCACATCGTAACATCGTCCTCTGGCCCTTGGTCGAGCACATTGCTCTCTCAGAGCCAGCCTAGTCAGTTTGGCTTGGATTTTCCTCAGACCACGTTCCAGGATCTTTCCACGCACACTGGAACGGTATCTCCGAAGTCGCTCCTGACCCCAATTGCTGACCAGTCGTTTTCAACATCACCATCTCTTGGGACAATGGGAACTTCGGTCCTATCCGGCCTTCCCACTAACATGTTCCAAAATGCATCACCAAGTGCCACAGGATTTGAGGCGAACTTTTTGCAGACTGGGTTGCCGTCATATGCAAATACGATTACAGAATCGACTCGCCAGGCCCTTATGACAACTCTCCAGCGGCCTGCAACATTTACTCACCGTCGATACTCCCAACCAGCATCGTCTTCGACCTTTCCGGCCGGCAATTTACGGTCAGCGATGTTTGAGAACACTCCATCGGCTCTGCCAAGCACTAGTGACCTCCAGCGTTATATAGGCGCATATATTACCTATTTTCACCCTCATTGGCCGTTTCTCCATATTCCAACCCTTGATTTCAAGGCGCCGGAACATGCCAACAGATTTAAAGGGGCTAATGGGTATGGCAATGCGACGACATCGAATCCTTCGGGGGACAATGGCTGTTTGATACTCTCAATGGCCGCTATTGGTGCTTTGTATGAGTTCGACACCGCAACTTCGAAGGAGCTTTTCGAATCTGCGAAGAGGATGATCCAACTGTACCTTGAAGAAAGACGCAAGGCAGACTCGGGCGTTCTTAATCGCTCGAATTCTGGACGTGACAACTCAGTGCAGAATACTCCTTTATGGCTGGTTCAAGCAATGTTGCTTAATGTCATATACGGACATAACTGCGATGACAAAACGGCAGCTGACATTGCAAGCACCCACTGTGCGGCCTTAGTAAGCCTTGCGAGAGCGGCGGAACTCACCCAGCACCACCCCCCTGAGAGTCTTCCAGCAGATCAGTTTGGTTATGCTTCAACCTCAATTGACGCTCATCTGAACGGCAACTACATGGATTTTTGGGGCGTCCAGGCGCCGGAGGTCTCTCCAGAAAGGATCGAATGGTTGAAATGGAAGGTAGTAGAGGAGCGGAAACGGACTTTATATGCTATCTTTACTTTATCGAGTCTACTCGTGTCTGCATATAATCATGCTCCCGCTCTTACTAACTCTGAAATTCGTCTAACTTTGCCATGCGACGAAGAACTCTGGGCAGTGGATTCCCCTGAAGCCTGGGTGGCATTGGGTGGCCAAGCGCACGCGGAACAGAATGCAGTTAAATTTTCGGACGCcttgaagaatcttctgaTAGCAGGACAACACAACCATTCTCCGCATAGCCAATTTGGATCTGGTATGCAAATGGACGGATTGCCTCCCACAGATCTTAAACCGAGCCCTTTTGGATGTTTGGTCCTGATCCTTGCTCTCCATAATTACATTTGGGAAACCCGTCAGCAGCACATGGGAAAGCAATGGACAAGTCAGGAAACTGAAGCCCTATATGTGCATATTGAGCCCGCTTTCCGTGCATGGCAGGCCGCCTGGGGTAGCAATCCGCATCGCAGTTTGGAACGACCAAATCCGTTTGGTGCGGGCCCCTTATCCGCGGATAGTATACCTCTTTTGGATCTTGCGTATGTTAGGCTTTATGTCAATCTGGGTCGATCCAGGGAAGCCTTTTGGCAGCGTGATTGGAATGCGATGGTTGACGAACTTTCCCGATCCGCCGAAGTTCCCCAACCTTCCAGCGGAAGCCCTGGCCCAGAATTCGCGCAAGATCTACTCGCCGAATTTAATACCCTAGATGTTGGAGTTTCCAATGATCCTAGCTTAGAGACACCGTTTCAAGGAACCTCTTGTCGTCGAACAAAATCATCAAAAAGCGAACGGCATCTGCGAAAGGCTGCGTTCTATGCAGTGGATTCCATCAACATGGCGGACAGATTTGGCAACACTTTTTTTGAATTTACGTCCAGGGAACTTCCACTTCAGAGTGCAATGTGCCTATTTGACTGCGCGCAGGTATTGGCTGAGTGGATCAGTACTGTCCAGGACCGGGTTGGGCCCTATCTGGGAATTCTTGGCCAAGTTCCCACCGATTTGAGCCAGGTTCCCGTACTCATGCTGCTGGAAGACGAAGATTTTAAACTGATTCAGAAGATCGAGGATTTTCTCCATAGCGTCGAAACGAAAATGAAAGACAGCGCACCGAGTCCATGTTCGAGCAGCGGCGAAGCGTGGGATTGCTTGCCTAGCTTGATGGAAGGTGGATATGCGACCAAGGTCTCATTATCAATAGCTTATTTGCTGGATCGTGCGGGAGTCTGGCCTG TGATCAAGTTAATGGCCAGGGCACTTGAAACTCAAGCACGTCGTATGAGAGACCGAGCCCAGAATTCCCTCTCTGGCTAA